One window of Desulfarculus baarsii DSM 2075 genomic DNA carries:
- a CDS encoding PaaI family thioesterase yields MSAPRALNPQWIAAVLAGVNPCPYFQLQSMRLEDLAWGRAELRIDLARKHLQPFGVAHGGVVASIIDAACFWACFSQAPVGKGMTTVDIKLNYLAPAVDGALLASGRCLKLGRGLGLGEASVRDRTGRLLAQGLSTVMLVDNLALPGQEDWPAKFLG; encoded by the coding sequence GTGTCCGCGCCGCGCGCCCTCAACCCCCAGTGGATCGCCGCCGTCCTGGCTGGCGTCAACCCTTGCCCTTATTTCCAGTTGCAATCGATGCGCCTGGAGGATCTGGCCTGGGGCCGGGCCGAGTTGCGCATCGATTTGGCGCGCAAGCATTTGCAGCCCTTTGGCGTGGCGCACGGCGGGGTGGTGGCCAGCATCATCGACGCGGCCTGTTTCTGGGCCTGTTTCAGCCAGGCCCCCGTGGGCAAAGGCATGACCACCGTCGATATAAAGCTCAATTACTTGGCCCCGGCGGTGGATGGCGCGCTTTTGGCCAGCGGCCGCTGCCTCAAGCTGGGCCGTGGCCTGGGCCTGGGCGAGGCCAGCGTGCGCGACCGGACCGGCCGCCTGTTGGCCCAGGGTCTTTCCACGGTGATGCTGGTGGACAATCTCGCCTTGCCGGGCCAGGAGGATTGGCCGGCCAAATTCTTGGGTTGA